The following coding sequences lie in one Gorilla gorilla gorilla isolate KB3781 chromosome 5, NHGRI_mGorGor1-v2.1_pri, whole genome shotgun sequence genomic window:
- the OLIG3 gene encoding oligodendrocyte transcription factor 3, producing the protein MNSDSSSVSSRASSPDMDEMYLRDHHHRHHHHQESRLNSVSSTQGDMMQKMPGESLSRAGAKAAGESSKYKIKKQLSEQDLQQLRLKINGRERKRMHDLNLAMDGLREVMPYAHGPSVRKLSKIATLLLARNYILMLTSSLEEMKRLVGEIYGGHHSAFHCGTVGHSAGHPAHAANAVQPVHPILGGALSSGNASSPLSAASLPAIGTIRPPHSLLKAPSTPPALQLGSGFQHWAGLPCPCTICQMPPPPHLSALSTANMARLSAESKDLLK; encoded by the coding sequence ATGAATTCTGATTCGAGCTCTGTCTCCAGCAGAGCTTCATCTCCGGACATGGATGAGATGTACCTGAGggaccaccaccaccgccaccaccaccaccaggagAGCCGTCTCAACTCGGTCTCGTCCACGCAGGGCGATATGATGCAGAAGATGCCCGGGGAAAGCCTCTCGCGGGCTGGCGCCAAGGCCGCGGGAGAGAGCAGCAAGTACAAAATCAAGAAGCAGCTGTCGGAGCAGGACCTACAGCAGTTGAGGCTGAAGATCAACGGACGCGAACGCAAGCGGATGCACGACCTGAACCTAGCCATGGACGGGCTGCGCGAAGTCATGCCCTACGCTCATGGGCCGTCGGTGCGCAAGCTCTCCAAGATCGCCACACTCCTGCTCGCCAGAAACTACATCCTCATGCTCACCAGCTCCCTGGAGGAGATGAAGAGGCTGGTTGGCGAGATCTATGGGGGCCACCACTCGGCCTTTCACTGCGGGACCGTGGGCCACTCGGCCGGCCACCCCGCGCACGCGGCCAACGCCGTGCAACCGGTGCACCCCATCTTGGGCGGCGCGCTCTCATCTGGCAACGCCTCGTCACCGCTGTCCGCCGCCTCACTTCCCGCCATCGGCACCATCCGGCCTCCCCACTCGCTGCTCAAGGCGCCCTCCACGCCGCCCGCGCTGCAGCTGGGCAGCGGCTTCCAGCACTGGGCTGGTCTGCCCTGCCCCTGCACCATCTGCCAgatgccgccgccgccgcacctGTCCGCTCTCTCCACAGCCAACATGGCCCGGCTGTCGGCCGAGTCCAAGGACTTGCTCAAGTGA